One window of the Populus nigra chromosome 4, ddPopNigr1.1, whole genome shotgun sequence genome contains the following:
- the LOC133690888 gene encoding UDP-glucuronate 4-epimerase 3, with the protein MSHLDHTPSTPGKFKIDKSPYYSRTRWHSSVAKLTLWSSLFVALIFLFFYRSPSSSSSNPPSSDPSRRYLASATWGGAAWEKRVRTSARIRSRNGFSVLVTGAAGFVGTHVSSALKRRGDGVLGIDNFNDYYDPTLKRARQALLERSGVFIVEGDINDVALLKKLFDIVPFTHVMHLAAQAGVRYAMQNPGSYVHSNIAGFVSLLEVCKDANPQPAIVWASSSSVYGLNTKVPFSEKDRTDQPASLYAATKKAGEEIAHTYNHIYGLSLTGLRFFTVYGPWGRPDMAYFFFTKDILKGKSIPIFEAANHGTVARDFTYIDDIVKGCLGSLDTAEKSTGSGGKKKGPAQLRVFNLGNTSPVPVTDLVSILERLLKVKAKRNVMKLPRNGDVPYTHANISYAQKEFGYKPTTDLQTGLKKFVRWYLSYYGDKKAVAR; encoded by the coding sequence atgtcTCATCTTGATCACACCCCGTCAACACCAGGCAAATTCAAGATTGACAAATCACCATATTATTCAAGAACAAGGTGGCATTCCTCTGTAGCCAAACTTACTCTCTGGTCTTCTCTCTTTGTTGCCTtaatctttctcttcttttatcgCTCCCCATCTTCTTCATCAAGCAACCCTCCATCCTCCGATCCATCACGCCGCTATCTTGCTTCCGCTACTTGGGGCGGAGCTGCTTGGGAAAAGCGGGTCCGGACATCTGCCCGAATCCGGTCTCGAAATGGATTCTCTGTTTTAGTCACAGGAGCAGCTGGTTTTGTTGGAACCCATGTTTCTTCTGCCCTTAAACGCCGCGGAGATGGTGTTCTGGGGATTGATAATTTCAATGATTACTACGATCCAACTTTGAAGAGAGCAAGACAAGCACTTCTTGAAAGGAGTGGTGTTTTTATTGTGGAAGGAGATATAAATGATGTTGCTTTgttgaagaaattgtttgacATTGTGCCTTTTACTCATGTTATGCATTTGGCAGCTCAAGCTGGTGTTAGGTATGCAATGCAAAATCCTGGCTCTTATGTGCATAGTAATATTGCTGGTTTTGTTAGTTTGTTAGAAGTTTGTAAAGATGCAAATCCACAACCAGCTATTGTTTGGGCATCATCTAGTTCTGTTTATGGGCTTAATACTAAAGTGCCTTTCTCTGAGAAAGATAGAACTGATCAACCTGCTAGTTTATACGCTGCTACTAAGAAAGCTGGTGAGGAAATTGCACACACTTACAATCATATTTACGGACTTTCCCTTACTGGATTGCGATTTTTTACGGTCTATGGACCCTGGGGGAGGCCGGATATGgcatatttcttttttaccaAGGACATTTTGAAGGGGAAGAGTATTCCGATTTTTGAGGCTGCGAATCATGGGACAGTTGCTAGGGATTTTACCTACATTGATGATATTGTGAAAGGTTGTTTGGGTTCGTTGGATACAGCAGAGAAGAGTACCGGGAGTggagggaagaagaaagggcCGGCACAATTGAGGGTTTTCAATTTGGGGAATACATCTCCTGTGCCAGTTACTGATCTTGTTAGTATTTTGGAAAGGCTTTTGAAGGTTAAGGCTAAAAGGAATGTTATGAAGTTGCCACGCAACGGGGATGTTCCATATACACACGCAAATATTAGTTATGCTCAGAAGGAATTTGGATATAAGCCTACCACGGATCTGCAGACAGGGTTGAAGAAATTTGTGCGGTGGTACCTCAGTTACTATGGAGACAAGAAGGCTGTTGCAAGAtga
- the LOC133690658 gene encoding small ribosomal subunit protein uS10y-like, with product MALAAMKPVKPGLEEYHDQVNRVRITLSSKNVKNLEKVCADLIRGAKDKSLKVKGPVRIPTKVLRITTRKAPCGEGTNTWDRFELRIHKRVIDLFSSADVVKQITSITIEPGVEVEVTIAS from the exons ATGGCTTTGGCTGCAATGAAACCTGTGAAGCCTGGTTTAGAGGAGTATCATGATCAAGTTAACCGTGTTAGGATTACTCTTTCTTCGAAGAATGTCAAAAACCTTGAGAAAG TGTGTGCTGATTTAATCCGTGGTGCTAAGGATAAAAGTTTGAAAGTCAAAGGACCTGTGAGGATACCAACCAAAGTTCTCCGAATTACTACTAGAAAAGCTCCATGTGGTGAAG gAACGAACACTTGGGATAGGTTCGAGCTCCGCATTCATAAACGAGTGATTGATCTTTTTAGCTCAGCTGATGTGGTGAAACAGATAACTTCCATTACCATTGAACCTGGTGTGGAGGTTGAGGTTACAATTGCAAGCTAA